ATCCTTCCCCCATTATCTTCTCCCGGAAATTACAGATTTCTCCTggaaattatgtttttcctAAGCAGTAGGTTGTATcctcatttttttgttgctgtttgttgTTTAATAACTCCTGAAGATTTCCCACACACAATGTAAATTTGTCTAGCTCTTTTTCAAACCCACATGTGCTTTGATGTCTGCATTGTCCTGTGGCGATGACTTCTGCTGCACAGTGTGGAAAAAGTGCTTTGTCTTACTTGACTTTTAAATCTGTGACCTGATGATTTTGTGTGTTGCCTCCTATTTCCTGCACTGTGAGAAACAGCAAATAGTCTTTCCAATTTCAGTCTCTGTACGGAAGCCTCTCCAATGTTGAATAAAGAGAATAATTGTTTTACACATTATGTTCTTCTTAACCCTATTGTTGTAAGACAATAAAATACATCCCACGCTCTCCTACATGTCAACTTCTATAGAAACAGTGCTGCTTATCCCTGTGTTGGTATACACAGTTGTTGCCTCAGATTCACTGTGTGGTCCCCTTCTCCTCCATACTGTTGCCTGGcacattgcttttgttttgcatttggctttttttttttcatttgtaaatgtAGGCTTTTTACACTTGCTTTGACTGAATCCCCACTTTGGTCTTCTTTCCATCTCATCAAGAACATTGAAGTTACTCCCGTGAGGGGCCTAGAAATGTCAGGAGGTGACACCTGTAGCGATTGCTGCAGGTACCTCCCTTTcgcccagcagctgcagctaaGGATGCCCGGTGGATTTCCAGGTGCTGGGCAGAACACGGTGGGAGGAGATCTGCCCTTTGGTTTCTTCTAGGCCCTTCTCAGCAGTGACACAGATGCTCATGAAAGACAGGGGAAATGGCCTCTAGGCCTTCCCTTTGCCTCACTCCTAGATCTATGTAAGCGTAAAGCATCTGTGACTTCAGGGCTTTGCAGCTGAGTAATTAGCTTAAACCGTCACCTTCCAGCAAAATTCCTTGCTtgcatctcctcctcttcctcctgctcctcctcctctctacTCGGTGTGGCTGTGGTCCATGACTCAATGTGTGGATTCCTTTGCTAGGTATGCAGAAGAACTGGCTACCACGAGGGTCCTCAAACACAGCTCCGAGTCTGCTAATGGAAAATGTGGAGAAAACCTAGCATGGGCATCTTATGACCAACCAGGTaagctttcttctcttgttGTCTCATAGACACTGGATAAATGGCTTGTCTCATGTACTTTGGGCTCAGAGTGTCTGGTTGCAAGACTACTGGCATTTCCTCTGCTTCGAAATTGCGTCcaccacagcccagcccagcccagcccaggctccATGGGGACAGGATGGTGGGGTTTGCAGTCACCCACCTGTACTGAGAGCAAGGAGCACGTGTAGGCACAGAGGGGGTAAGGGACTGTGCTAGTGTGCTCTGTCCCTTTGGAGGTAGGACTTGGCAGCTAGGCTGCTCCATATGTCCCGGCTGTGGAGCTGTCTTGAGTGCTACTTGTATGTCCCtaggaggagagaaggcagcCGTCAATGCCCTGTACTTCACCTTTATCCTTAGTTTGTCCCAGCCAAAGAGAGGGCTGACCACAGGCCAGCTCTGGTGAGGAAGGTGGAAAATGGCAACTGCTACACACCAGTTCCTGTTTGTGCGAGCAAAAACGGGGGAGGCGGACACCAAAGTGACAGAGGCTAATGTGTTCGACATCTAGtctcttctgctctgtcagCAAACAGGCTTTGAGCCCTTTTCCATGCCTTCacttctgaagacaaaaatactCCATATATTTTCTGATCATAAATGTTAACACGTAAATGTCAGCCTTTGGTTTGGATGCCCAAAGAGATGAATTTTGGCCAGGCTGACAGCCTGCAGTGagcctgtcgtggtttaaccccagctggcaacgaagccccacacagccgctcgctcactcccccctggtgggatgggggagagaattggaagagtaaaagggagaaaactcatgggatgagataaagacagtttaatagggaaagccGCATACGcaatcaaagcaaagcaaggaattcattcactgcttcccatgggcaggcaggtgttcagccatctccaggcaaacagggctccatcacacgtaatggttacttgggaagacaaacgccatcgctccgaacgtcccccccttccttctccttcctccagctctatatgctgagcatgacgccatatagtatggaatagccctttggtcacttggggtcagctgtcccggctgtgtcccctcccagcttcttgtgcacccccagcctactcgctggtggggtggggtgagaagcagaagaggccatgactctgtgtaagcgctgctcagcagtaacgaaaacatccctgtgttatcaacactgttcccagcacaaatccaaaacacagccccatactagctactgtgacgaaaattaactctaccccagccaaaaccagcacacagccCTCAGTCGGAGCGACGTTTAGCAGgctctttcctcctgcctcctccagcgGGCAGGGCTCATGCCTTAGCCTGCTGAGACAGCAGGTGGGATGTATTAAAAGTAACCACTTGCTTGTTTTATTCCCATCTACCCCTGGAATTTCCAGCACAGTCTGAGGGAGACAGAAGTTCATTTCTGCAGGCTGGAGGCCCTGTTTGAAGAACCTGGAAATTTTAGACCCAGGGACACTGCTCAGTTCCTCTGCAAGTGCCAACTCTAGTCCCTAATGGgtattttttcatgttgaaaAAGAAACCTGGGGTGGAAAAATACAATTTGGTCTACTCATATTTGGCATTCTGTCCATTGCAAGAGTCTGAGGCAAGGGTTCAGAGCAGCATGGGAAAACACAGATGTACGGCAAAGTTTGCATAGTGGCTATGACTCACTGACTGAGCTtacttcttccttcttgtttttgttAATGGCCTGTGCTCTTTCCCCCAAGGTTAAAGTCACAGAATCCCAATTTAGAGagctggaaacaaaacacaaatgccTGTCTTTTTCTGGATCCCATTTGTTGTCTTCAATGCACTGTTTCCATACATAACTTGCCAGATTTGAGCaattttgttgctatttttttatCCACAGGATTGAATGTCCTGCTGAGAAAATTAAGCTACATCCTCTTTTGTTCTGTAAAACACTTCTACAGGATCATTCAAAGTACCAGAATGAGAAAACTAGTTCTTCAAATAAAGTTATTCTCTTGCCTGGGCTTAGTCTTCATCTCTGTGGAGCTGGTTCATTCATCCTCTTTTTCTCATATAGTTCCCTTTGGATAGTTAATTTGCACCCTGCTCAGTGAGGCTGAAATTTATATTAAAGCGTCCTTTCAAGGGCTTAACAAAGGCAGGCAGTGTCTTCCGGTTTCTTTCCCAGATAAAGCAAAACTCAATAAACCTCCAGCATACTCTGTATTCTCTCTAAAAAAGTGATTCTATTGTTTATTTTGGCTCTTACTGAGTTCTGTAGTAATGCCAGAAGATGTATTTcttgtttcagagaagaaacatgCTTTGAACTATAAGAGCCTTCTAGTTTGACCCCTCTCCTGGTACAAGAATACTTTGAATTGTATTTAGGATTTGAGAGTTACATAGCCTAAAGCTGTCGCTGGAAATATGTTTATCCATGTAATCCAAGAAATAGTTGTCAGCTGTTTCCTCCCTCCAGTCCTGCAGGAACTGCTCTGTGGCAGACTTCTCTTTGTGTTCAAATAAGTGAGCTGTCATCTGCCACTAATGCGAGAGACCGCAGCCTGCCTTGGCAGCTGTAGTATGTCAGGCTTCTCAGGATGCCCTGTCTCATTTCTCATGTGTCGGGAGGCTGAAGGCAAGCACTGGATGACTAAATTCTGGTTGGGACGGCTGGTGTGGCGTGAAGAACGTGCCATGTTGCTGGTGAAAACACTGCAGCTTATGAACTCTAGAGTTCGTAAGAGAAATTTACTGTATGTTATCACCCAAATCTGTTATGGGAGGAACCTGGGTCTGCCTACAGATGGGGATGAgtgggcagagcagcacagacaccctctgccccagccctggaggaGCATGCCCTAACTGAGAGCCTGCCTTGATGCATCTCTTGCTGTCTAACACCAGGCTTATACAGTATTGTTACATAAAgtcaagtaaaataaaataaggaccTGCATGAGAAACACTGGAAGTAGAGGATTACTTCCTAAAACCATTACTGTGACTTCAGTCTAGggagatattttatttctgaggcaAATTTAAATCtactttaccttttttcccctcagactGGTGGAAGGAAGGTTGTGATAACAAAACCTAGAAAAACATTTGAGGAAAATTCTGAGGTTTGGGGTACCTAGTTTTTAAGTAGATTGCCATGGTGCTGCCCATTCTTGCACAGAAATATGTCCTGAGTGATtttattcaaatgtttttaGCAACTAACTTAGTGGGATTACTTGAAGATTTAAGGATTCTTTAGTATGAGGAGAAACAGTAAGGCTGGGCCCAGAGAAATTAAACGTTAGGGGGAGCTGAATACAGTAGTAGGGCTGCCACAGCTTTGTCCCCAGTAGTGAGGCTGAGAGTGTATTCCCAGGCTGGCACGCACAAACATGCATATACAGCATGTACATGTGTTTATATGCAGGTGGCCACACAGATCAGCACAGACAGATGCAGTTAGCGTTCACATAAACAGCACCAGTGGCCTCATCCTGTTCCCCTTTCTGGCTGATCACGATGAAGTCTGTTATtgcaatatataaaaataaaataatatatatatatagaaagtattttttccagtaacgtattcatatatataaaaatttatattttatgacATAAAATAATATATCTAATATAGATATTTcagtaatgaaagcaaaattccagtgtggatccctgcagcagctgggctcagacactCAGTCTGCTCAGTAGCTGCCCCTGTATCCGagtctccccagctgctggcacctggaCATACAAACCCCTGAGGCTGCATTTCCGCTCCCGTTGCTGCTACAGCGCATCTCACGCACACGCAGCTCCCTGGCTGTCGGCCAGGACCCCCTTGTCCCTGCGGTGGCCACTCACTTCTGTAGCGACTCCTCCCAGGCCACTTCACCTGCTTACCAGCTAGTCCAGCTCGTGCTGTGCTAGTGCTGACACACTCGCACCCGCACTAGtgctccagttgctggcaccacAGACACCCAGGTCCCTGCAACCCTTGGTCTGATACAAGTTGTTGGCACTCAGGCCCACCCCCCATCCACACAGAATAGAGCTCCTCACCCAGCAGAACActtagaaatgaaatttaatgaGGCAAAAGGACAACTGATGAGATGCAGGGCATGGCCAGGCAAGAGTACTGACACCTGTTTACATGAAGTGgcccctttttctctctctaccCTTCAAAGAGTGGTATCAGCAGAAGAACTTTACACCAGGACTGTTAGTCCTACGTACGGACTGACCTCATATGGTCAGTGCTCTGACCATATGAGGCAGCTTGAGGCACAGTCAGTGTGGCCACATTACTAGCTCATAGCTTgggtaaataaa
Above is a genomic segment from Ciconia boyciana chromosome 2, ASM3463844v1, whole genome shotgun sequence containing:
- the GLIPR2 gene encoding Golgi-associated plant pathogenesis-related protein 1 isoform X2 is translated as MLLSFLGQRSQATEEVALKLQTLRPRHLAAKLSEERRQQVKLKKTKHHLIMGKSASKQFAEEVLKAHNDYRKKHGVPPLKLCKKLNRGAQQYAEELATTRVLKHSSESANGKCGENLAWASYDQPGLNVLLRKLSYILFCSVKHFYRIIQSTRMRKLVLQIKLFSCLGLVFISVELVHSSSFSHIVPFG